A stretch of Streptococcus chenjunshii DNA encodes these proteins:
- the trpD gene encoding anthranilate phosphoribosyltransferase has protein sequence MKEVFEQLAAREDLNEVQMQQVFEDILEGSVSQAQIAAFLLGLKIKGETASEITGIVKALKTHTRQLPQTFDDAMCNCGTGGDQSYSFNISTTVSFILAAAGIRVAKAGNRSISSKAGSADVLEALGINVAAEPHVLAKALNQVGLAFIFAQTMHPAMRYIGPARQELGIPTIMNLVGPLANPLDLETQLMGLYRPELQETAALVMHKLGRRRAVVITGPDNMDEAALYGINTYTLLDKGRISQGTFNYQDLQMEKVELQAIKGGDAEENARILLSVLQNEASPYLETSVLNAGLAFYANGKAVSIKDGVLLARQLIAEGQALAKLRQLQEVQV, from the coding sequence ATGAAAGAGGTTTTTGAACAGCTGGCTGCGAGGGAAGATTTGAATGAAGTACAGATGCAGCAAGTTTTTGAAGATATTTTGGAAGGAAGTGTTTCACAGGCGCAGATTGCTGCTTTCCTGCTGGGGCTGAAAATTAAAGGAGAGACTGCTTCGGAAATCACAGGGATAGTCAAGGCGCTAAAAACACATACAAGGCAACTGCCGCAGACCTTTGATGATGCCATGTGCAACTGTGGAACCGGAGGCGATCAGTCATATAGCTTTAACATCTCGACAACAGTTTCCTTTATTTTGGCTGCCGCAGGCATTCGTGTAGCTAAAGCTGGGAATCGATCAATCTCTTCGAAAGCAGGCTCGGCCGATGTTCTCGAAGCTTTGGGGATAAATGTTGCTGCCGAACCTCATGTTTTGGCAAAAGCTTTAAATCAGGTAGGACTGGCCTTTATCTTTGCCCAGACTATGCATCCGGCAATGCGCTATATCGGCCCGGCCCGTCAGGAGCTCGGTATTCCAACAATTATGAACTTGGTTGGCCCCTTGGCCAATCCGCTTGACTTAGAGACACAGCTTATGGGTCTGTACCGTCCAGAACTGCAGGAGACCGCAGCTCTGGTTATGCATAAATTGGGCCGCAGACGGGCTGTTGTTATCACAGGCCCTGATAATATGGATGAAGCCGCGCTTTATGGAATCAACACTTATACTTTGCTTGACAAAGGGAGGATCAGTCAAGGGACTTTCAACTATCAAGATTTACAGATGGAAAAGGTGGAGCTTCAGGCTATAAAGGGCGGGGATGCTGAAGAAAATGCCCGAATTCTGCTGAGCGTTTTACAAAATGAAGCCAGTCCCTATCTTGAAACCAGTGTTCTTAATGCCGGTTTAGCCTTTTATGCTAATGGGAAAGCAGTTTCTATTAAGGATGGTGTCTTGCTTGCACGTCAGCTTATTGCTGAGGGACAGGCGTTGGCAAAACTTCGCCAGCTTCAGGAGGTGCAGGTATGA
- the trpC gene encoding indole-3-glycerol phosphate synthase TrpC, with protein MKKEFLTNILAQKKQEVSQLAMEELQPMRRTYSVYDYFKTHGDRLQVIAEVKKASPSMGDINVKVDVLSQAKSYERAGAAMISVLTDESFFKGRIDDLAIISDQVAIPTLAKDFIIDEKQIIRARNAGATAILLIVAALSQKRLKELYDFAYGIGLEVLVETHNLAELEAAHQLEARIIGVNNRNLLTFETDINTSLSLSAHFKADSVYISESAIFTKEDAAVLAPYFNGILVGTALMQADNIAEKMGDLKIDKS; from the coding sequence ATGAAGAAAGAATTTCTGACGAACATTTTAGCACAGAAAAAACAAGAGGTGAGCCAGCTTGCTATGGAAGAGCTTCAGCCCATGCGCAGGACTTACAGTGTTTATGATTATTTTAAGACACATGGGGATCGGCTGCAGGTTATTGCTGAGGTGAAAAAAGCCAGTCCCAGTATGGGAGATATTAATGTAAAAGTGGATGTTCTGTCTCAGGCTAAAAGCTATGAAAGAGCAGGTGCCGCTATGATTTCTGTTTTGACAGATGAATCTTTCTTTAAAGGCAGGATTGATGATTTGGCTATTATTTCAGACCAGGTGGCGATTCCGACATTAGCTAAAGATTTTATCATCGATGAAAAGCAAATTATTCGTGCCCGCAATGCTGGTGCAACAGCTATTTTACTGATTGTAGCCGCCCTGAGCCAAAAGCGTCTTAAGGAACTTTATGATTTTGCTTACGGAATCGGACTTGAAGTCTTGGTAGAGACTCATAATCTCGCTGAACTGGAAGCCGCCCACCAGCTCGAGGCGCGAATCATAGGTGTTAATAACCGCAACCTGCTTACTTTTGAAACAGATATCAATACCAGCCTGTCTTTATCAGCCCATTTTAAAGCTGACAGTGTTTATATTTCTGAATCAGCTATTTTTACCAAAGAGGATGCAGCTGTTTTGGCCCCTTATTTTAACGGAATCTTGGTTGGAACAGCGCTGATGCAGGCAGATAATATAGCAGAAAAGATGGGGGACTTAAAGATTGACAAAAGTTAA
- a CDS encoding phosphoribosylanthranilate isomerase, whose product MTKVKICGLSTSEGVISAVEAGADYVGFVFAPSRRQVSLEQAHYLAQLVPEIVKKVGVFVSPSCELLEKFIKAVPLDMVQIHGNFSETAVKRISVPVIRALQVKDNVLLPDGQADYLLLDAPVAGSGQTFDWEKLQDKTISRPFFIAGGLNSENVREAIHLFHPYAVDVSSGVESQGHKDTEKIKLFIERVKT is encoded by the coding sequence TTGACAAAAGTTAAGATTTGCGGCTTGTCTACGTCAGAAGGTGTTATCAGTGCCGTAGAAGCCGGCGCCGATTATGTTGGTTTTGTTTTTGCACCCAGCCGCCGTCAGGTTAGTTTGGAACAGGCACATTATTTGGCACAATTAGTTCCCGAAATCGTTAAAAAGGTCGGAGTTTTTGTCAGTCCGAGCTGCGAACTTTTAGAAAAGTTTATCAAGGCAGTTCCGCTTGATATGGTGCAGATTCACGGCAATTTCTCTGAAACAGCTGTTAAAAGGATTTCCGTTCCTGTAATTCGGGCTCTGCAGGTCAAAGATAATGTGCTGCTGCCTGACGGACAGGCAGATTACCTACTATTAGACGCTCCTGTCGCCGGTTCCGGTCAGACATTCGATTGGGAAAAACTGCAGGATAAAACAATCAGCCGTCCCTTTTTCATCGCAGGAGGTCTTAACAGTGAAAATGTGAGGGAAGCGATTCATCTGTTCCATCCCTATGCTGTAGATGTTTCCAGCGGTGTCGAGAGTCAGGGACATAAAGATACCGAAAAAATCAAATTATTTATAGAAAGGGTGAAAACATGA
- the trpB gene encoding tryptophan synthase subunit beta: MTYKQPNTKGFYGNFGGQFVPETLMTAVIELDQAYREAKEDPSFQKELTALLKDYVGRETPLYYAGRLTQHIGGANIYLKREDLNHTGAHKINNALGQVLLAKRMGKKKIIAETGAGQHGVATATAAALFDMKCTIYMGEEDVKRQALNVFRMELLGAEVHAVKDGSRVLKDAVNAALRSWVTNIDDTHYIMGSALGPAPFPEIVRDLQSVIGSEAKKQFAAVSGGQLPDAVLACVGGGSNAIGLFYPFVNDTSVAMYGAEAAGLGLDTDRHAATFAKGRPGILHGALMDVLQDEHGQIMEAFSISAGLDYPGVGPEHSYFKAIGRASYAAVTDEEALEAFQLLSRLEGIIPALESSHAIALTQKVAKELGPDKSIIVCLSGRGDKDVSQVQKRLGQAASEGEKA, encoded by the coding sequence ATGACTTACAAGCAACCGAATACAAAAGGGTTTTACGGAAATTTTGGCGGCCAGTTTGTCCCAGAAACATTGATGACAGCAGTTATTGAACTGGATCAGGCTTACCGAGAGGCTAAAGAAGATCCTTCCTTCCAGAAAGAGCTGACCGCTCTTTTAAAGGATTATGTTGGCCGGGAAACGCCGCTCTATTATGCAGGGCGCTTAACGCAGCATATCGGCGGGGCTAACATTTACCTTAAACGTGAAGACCTTAATCATACCGGCGCCCATAAGATTAACAATGCTCTAGGGCAGGTCCTTCTTGCTAAGCGCATGGGCAAAAAGAAAATTATTGCTGAAACCGGTGCGGGTCAGCATGGTGTTGCAACGGCTACAGCGGCAGCACTTTTTGATATGAAATGCACCATTTATATGGGAGAGGAAGATGTCAAACGCCAGGCACTGAATGTTTTCCGTATGGAGCTGCTTGGAGCCGAAGTACATGCTGTCAAAGACGGATCGCGTGTTCTTAAAGACGCTGTCAATGCTGCCCTGCGCAGTTGGGTGACCAATATTGACGATACTCATTATATCATGGGCTCTGCTCTTGGACCGGCGCCCTTTCCCGAAATTGTCCGTGATTTGCAGTCCGTGATTGGCAGTGAGGCTAAAAAGCAGTTTGCTGCTGTGTCCGGCGGTCAACTGCCAGATGCAGTTTTAGCCTGTGTCGGAGGAGGTTCCAATGCTATCGGGCTCTTCTACCCTTTTGTTAATGATACTTCTGTAGCTATGTATGGTGCAGAGGCAGCTGGATTAGGGCTGGACACAGACCGGCATGCTGCCACTTTTGCTAAAGGCCGCCCCGGTATTCTGCATGGGGCTCTGATGGATGTCCTGCAAGACGAACATGGACAGATTATGGAGGCTTTCTCTATTTCAGCAGGTCTTGACTATCCGGGTGTCGGCCCCGAACATTCTTATTTCAAAGCAATAGGACGGGCAAGTTATGCTGCAGTGACAGATGAAGAAGCCTTAGAGGCCTTTCAGCTCCTGTCCCGCTTAGAGGGGATTATCCCGGCTCTGGAATCCAGTCATGCGATTGCCTTAACTCAAAAAGTGGCTAAAGAGCTCGGTCCTGATAAATCTATCATTGTCTGTCTGTCAGGCCGAGGCGATAAAGATGTATCGCAAGTTCAAAAACGATTGGGACAAGCTGCATCAGAAGGAGAAAAAGCATGA
- the trpA gene encoding tryptophan synthase subunit alpha produces MTKTLTKHFKKIQAAGQRLFVPYIMAGDHEQGLGGLSATVHFLAANGASAIEVGIPWSDPVADGPVIEAAGQRSLAKGVSLTAVVEKLQEETSPVPLVIMTYFNPVFQYGVKKFIDNLASTDVKGLIIPDLPHEHEDFVRPFLEDTDIALIPLVSLTTGLERQKKLIKDAEGFIYAVAVNGVTGTGQKYQDNLDNHLSRLSAIADIPVLTGFGVSELADVERFNRVSDGVIVGSKIVRDLHLGQEADLSSFIRQAVYGSNH; encoded by the coding sequence ATGACAAAAACACTGACAAAACATTTTAAAAAAATACAAGCAGCAGGTCAGAGGCTCTTTGTTCCTTATATCATGGCGGGAGATCACGAACAAGGACTCGGAGGTCTCTCTGCAACTGTTCATTTTTTGGCTGCAAATGGTGCTTCAGCTATTGAAGTTGGGATTCCTTGGTCTGATCCAGTCGCCGACGGGCCGGTTATTGAAGCAGCTGGGCAGCGCAGTTTAGCCAAAGGGGTCAGTTTAACCGCTGTTGTTGAGAAGCTTCAGGAGGAAACAAGCCCTGTTCCTCTTGTTATTATGACCTATTTCAATCCGGTCTTTCAATACGGTGTTAAAAAATTTATTGATAATCTAGCTTCAACAGATGTTAAAGGGCTTATTATTCCCGATTTACCGCATGAACACGAGGATTTTGTCCGCCCTTTTTTGGAAGATACCGATATTGCTCTGATTCCCCTTGTTTCTTTAACAACGGGACTGGAGCGTCAAAAGAAATTGATTAAGGATGCAGAAGGCTTTATCTATGCGGTTGCTGTTAACGGTGTTACTGGAACTGGTCAGAAATATCAGGACAATCTGGATAATCATTTAAGCAGACTTTCTGCTATAGCTGACATCCCAGTACTCACAGGATTCGGTGTTTCGGAATTAGCGGATGTTGAACGGTTTAATCGAGTATCTGATGGTGTTATTGTCGGAAGTAAAATTGTCAGGGATCTTCATCTGGGGCAAGAAGCAGACCTGAGCTCTTTCATCCGGCAGGCGGTCTACGGCAGCAATCACTAA
- a CDS encoding prepilin peptidase, with product MKTFLYFFLGASIASFLGVVIKRFPNESIIVPRSRCDSCGQTLSPRDLVPLVSQIVNRFRCRFCKSRISFWYCFFEGACGLAFILWSAGLLTAEQLLLLIFSCVLSIYDIREQSYPLLIWGCFVLPLLYFGEWNIWAVSLFLLGIAGSFINMKMGSGDFLYLAALALAVDSQKILWIIQLSSLSGIFFMLFFCKQNKAIPFVPFLATAYLLLTAWELIF from the coding sequence ATGAAGACTTTTTTATATTTCTTTTTAGGTGCCAGCATCGCCTCTTTTTTAGGGGTAGTTATCAAGCGTTTTCCCAATGAATCAATTATTGTTCCCAGGAGTCGCTGCGACAGCTGCGGCCAAACTCTGTCACCCAGAGATTTAGTCCCTCTTGTTTCACAGATTGTCAACCGTTTTCGCTGTCGTTTCTGCAAAAGCAGAATTTCATTTTGGTACTGTTTTTTCGAGGGAGCCTGCGGATTAGCCTTTATTTTATGGAGTGCAGGACTGCTGACCGCAGAACAGCTGCTGTTGCTTATTTTCAGCTGTGTACTCAGTATTTACGATATCAGGGAACAGTCCTATCCTTTACTCATTTGGGGATGTTTTGTTCTGCCTCTTTTATATTTCGGCGAGTGGAATATCTGGGCTGTCAGCCTCTTTCTTTTGGGAATTGCGGGCAGCTTCATCAATATGAAGATGGGAAGCGGCGATTTTCTGTACTTAGCTGCGCTGGCTCTGGCAGTAGACAGCCAAAAAATCTTATGGATTATCCAATTAAGCAGCCTATCGGGAATCTTCTTTATGCTTTTTTTCTGTAAACAGAACAAAGCTATCCCCTTTGTTCCTTTTTTAGCAACTGCTTATCTGCTGTTAACAGCATGGGAACTGATTTTCTAG
- a CDS encoding Dps family protein: MTQTAIQSLYTSITHSISNQEASSNEKTKAVLNQAVADLSTAASIVHQVHWYMRGPGFYYLHPKMDELMDSLNDHLDEMSERLITIGGAPYSTLQEFADYSKLEENQGSFDQTMDDHLAKLVEVYTYLSNLYQVGLDITDEEGDAPTNDLFTAAQADADKTIWMLQAERGQASKK, translated from the coding sequence ATGACTCAAACAGCGATTCAAAGTCTTTATACATCCATCACACACAGTATTTCAAATCAAGAAGCTTCCAGCAATGAGAAAACAAAAGCAGTGCTGAATCAGGCTGTAGCGGATTTATCTACGGCTGCTTCGATTGTACATCAAGTTCATTGGTATATGCGGGGACCGGGCTTTTACTACCTGCATCCAAAAATGGATGAGCTCATGGACAGCCTCAATGACCATCTTGACGAAATGAGTGAACGCTTGATTACCATTGGCGGCGCTCCTTATTCGACATTGCAGGAATTTGCTGACTACTCTAAACTGGAAGAAAATCAAGGCAGTTTTGATCAAACGATGGATGACCATCTGGCGAAACTGGTTGAGGTATATACTTACCTTTCTAACCTTTATCAAGTGGGTCTTGATATCACTGATGAAGAAGGTGATGCACCGACTAATGATCTCTTTACAGCAGCGCAGGCAGATGCTGATAAAACCATCTGGATGCTTCAGGCTGAGCGCGGACAGGCCTCAAAAAAATAA
- a CDS encoding metallophosphoesterase family protein, whose amino-acid sequence MKEKLFIIGDVHGEYAMLEELLRHWNPADEQLVFLGDLGDRGPDPKNCFLKVYELVQTAGAVCVSGNHEDMLLNWLADPKKEIGLYLLNGGRTTIESFFYQGILAEKSPQEIAQLFEKDYSDLLLFLKNLPLYYESDFCLCVHAGVNLDLADWRQSSRYDFIWSREEFFAKDAALDKLTIFGHTPLPYLHQNTGQTHLWYHNNKLNIDGGAAYGGSLHGVVISDGRLQADYQIFSKNYHLS is encoded by the coding sequence GTGAAAGAAAAATTATTTATTATAGGGGATGTCCACGGAGAATATGCTATGCTTGAAGAACTGCTCCGTCATTGGAATCCGGCAGACGAACAGCTGGTCTTTCTGGGAGATTTAGGTGACCGAGGGCCGGATCCTAAGAACTGTTTTTTAAAAGTCTATGAATTGGTTCAGACAGCAGGAGCTGTCTGTGTCAGTGGCAATCATGAGGACATGCTGCTGAATTGGTTGGCTGATCCCAAGAAAGAAATCGGTCTTTATCTTTTAAATGGCGGCCGCACTACTATAGAGAGTTTCTTTTATCAGGGCATTTTAGCAGAAAAATCCCCTCAGGAAATAGCTCAGTTGTTTGAAAAGGATTACTCTGACTTACTGCTGTTTTTAAAAAATTTACCTTTGTACTATGAAAGCGACTTCTGTCTCTGTGTACATGCGGGTGTCAATCTTGATTTAGCGGACTGGCGTCAAAGTTCCAGATATGATTTCATCTGGTCACGCGAAGAATTTTTTGCTAAAGATGCTGCTTTAGATAAGCTTACTATCTTTGGCCACACACCGCTTCCTTATCTTCATCAAAATACCGGCCAGACGCATTTATGGTATCATAACAATAAACTCAACATTGATGGCGGAGCTGCTTACGGCGGCTCACTGCACGGGGTGGTTATTTCTGACGGCAGGCTGCAAGCTGACTACCAAATTTTCAGCAAAAATTATCACCTCTCTTAG
- a CDS encoding YqgQ family protein: MKTLYDVQQLLKNFDIYVYIGKRLYDIEVMKIELEKLYDNGLIEKDDYLQAELILRREHRLELEKEKERKNESKTFGY, translated from the coding sequence ATGAAAACACTTTATGATGTGCAGCAGCTGTTAAAAAATTTTGACATCTATGTTTATATCGGCAAACGTCTATATGACATTGAGGTTATGAAAATCGAATTAGAGAAGCTCTATGATAATGGCTTGATTGAAAAAGACGATTACCTGCAGGCGGAACTGATTCTGCGGCGTGAACACAGATTAGAGTTAGAAAAAGAAAAGGAAAGAAAAAATGAGTCAAAAACTTTTGGGTATTGA
- a CDS encoding ROK family glucokinase: MSQKLLGIDLGGTTIKFGILTLDGEIQEKWAIDTNILEDGRHIVPDIVASLKHRLALYGLSKSDFIGIGMGSPGAVDRDSKTVTGAFNLNWAKTQEIGSIIEKELGIPFAIDNDANVAALGERWVGAGANNPDVVFVTLGTGVGGGVIADGSLIHGVAGAGGEIGHIIVEAENGFPCTCGNEGCLETVASATGVVRLARYMAESYEGDSAVKAAIDNGDEVTSKDIFTAAEEGDSFADSVVEKVGFYLGLAAANIANILNPDSIVIGGGVSAAGEFLRYRIETYFLKFAFPQVKKSTKIKIAELGNDAGIIGAASLASQFA; this comes from the coding sequence ATGAGTCAAAAACTTTTGGGTATTGATCTTGGCGGAACAACCATCAAATTTGGGATTTTAACTCTGGACGGGGAAATTCAGGAAAAATGGGCGATTGACACAAATATTCTGGAAGACGGCAGGCATATTGTTCCGGATATCGTCGCTTCACTTAAACACCGTTTGGCACTTTATGGTCTAAGCAAGTCTGATTTTATCGGAATTGGTATGGGGTCGCCGGGAGCCGTTGATCGAGACAGCAAAACGGTTACCGGAGCTTTTAATCTTAACTGGGCCAAAACACAGGAAATTGGTTCCATTATCGAGAAAGAGTTAGGTATTCCTTTTGCCATTGACAATGATGCCAATGTTGCTGCCTTGGGAGAACGCTGGGTCGGAGCCGGGGCTAATAATCCGGATGTTGTTTTTGTGACGCTTGGCACAGGCGTAGGCGGCGGCGTTATCGCTGATGGCAGCCTGATCCATGGGGTTGCCGGAGCTGGCGGAGAAATCGGTCATATCATCGTCGAAGCAGAGAACGGTTTTCCCTGTACCTGCGGCAATGAAGGGTGCTTGGAAACAGTAGCTTCAGCAACGGGTGTGGTGCGTCTGGCACGCTATATGGCAGAAAGCTATGAGGGTGATTCTGCTGTTAAGGCGGCGATTGACAATGGTGATGAGGTGACCAGCAAGGATATCTTTACAGCCGCAGAAGAAGGGGACAGCTTTGCTGATTCAGTTGTCGAAAAAGTTGGTTTTTATTTAGGACTGGCTGCGGCCAATATTGCCAATATTTTAAATCCGGACTCCATTGTCATTGGCGGTGGTGTTTCAGCGGCTGGTGAATTTTTACGCTATCGGATTGAAACCTATTTTCTTAAATTTGCTTTTCCGCAAGTGAAAAAATCAACTAAAATTAAAATTGCTGAATTAGGCAACGATGCTGGTATTATTGGTGCGGCCAGCCTAGCCAGCCAGTTTGCTTGA
- a CDS encoding rhodanese-like domain-containing protein, with protein MESWIFVIVVLLLFLGWMAWNYFRVRRAAKFVGNAEFEALIHGAQLVDIREPAAFRSKHILGARNLPAAQLEASLSALRKDKPVLIYDASRSSALPRVLTKLKKAGYTDLYVLQDGFDYWTGKTKEN; from the coding sequence ATGGAATCTTGGATTTTTGTAATTGTTGTTCTGTTGCTTTTTTTGGGTTGGATGGCTTGGAATTATTTTCGAGTTCGCAGGGCAGCTAAATTTGTGGGCAATGCTGAGTTTGAAGCATTAATACATGGTGCTCAGCTGGTTGATATTCGTGAGCCTGCCGCTTTTCGCAGCAAACATATTTTAGGGGCCCGCAATCTGCCGGCGGCGCAGCTTGAGGCATCACTTTCGGCACTCCGTAAAGACAAGCCGGTTTTGATTTACGATGCCAGCAGAAGCTCTGCTCTGCCGCGCGTTCTGACAAAACTCAAAAAAGCAGGTTACACTGATCTTTATGTTCTGCAGGATGGATTTGACTATTGGACTGGAAAAACTAAGGAAAACTAA
- the typA gene encoding translational GTPase TypA, with product MTKIRDDIRNVAIIAHVDHGKTTLVDELLKQSHTLDERKELQERAMDSNDLEKERGITILAKNTAVAYNGVRINIMDTPGHADFGGEVERIMKMVDGVVLVVDAYEGTMPQTRFVLKKALEQNLTPIVVVNKIDKPSARPEEVVDEVLELFIELGADDDQLEFPVVYASAINGTSSLSDDPADQEHTMVPVFDTIIERIPAPADNSEEPLQFQVSLLDYNDFVGRIGIGRIFRGTVKVGDQVTLSKLDGTRKNFRVTKLFGFFGLERREIQEAKAGDLIAVSGMEDIFVGETITPSDAVEPLPVLHIDEPTLQMTFLANNSPFAGREGKFVTSRKVEERLLAELQTDVSLRVEATDSPDKWIVSGRGELHLSILIETMRREGYELQVSRPEVIIKEIDGVKMEPFERVQIDTPEEYQGAVIQSLSERKGEMLDMQSTGNGQTRLIFLAPARGLIGYPTEFLSMTRGYGIMNHTFDQYLPVIKAEIGGRHRGALVSIDAGKATTYAIMSVEERGTIFVNPGTEVYEGMIVGENSRDNDLTVNITKAKQMTNVRSATKDQTAVIKTPRILTLEESLEFLNDDEYMEVTPQSIRLRKQILDKNQRAKAAKKKKAAEE from the coding sequence ATGACGAAAATAAGAGACGATATACGCAATGTTGCTATTATTGCACACGTTGACCATGGAAAAACAACACTTGTTGATGAATTATTAAAGCAATCCCACACGCTTGACGAGCGTAAGGAACTGCAAGAGCGGGCCATGGACTCTAACGATTTGGAAAAGGAACGCGGGATTACCATTTTAGCCAAAAATACGGCTGTTGCTTACAATGGTGTGCGTATCAATATTATGGATACTCCCGGGCATGCTGACTTTGGCGGCGAAGTTGAGCGAATCATGAAAATGGTGGACGGAGTTGTTCTTGTTGTTGATGCTTATGAAGGCACAATGCCGCAAACGCGCTTTGTGTTAAAGAAGGCTTTAGAGCAGAATTTAACGCCTATTGTTGTTGTTAATAAAATTGACAAACCATCTGCGCGTCCGGAAGAAGTTGTTGATGAAGTTCTTGAGCTGTTCATTGAACTGGGAGCAGATGATGACCAATTGGAATTCCCTGTTGTCTATGCTTCAGCTATCAATGGGACATCATCCCTTTCAGATGATCCCGCCGATCAGGAACATACGATGGTCCCTGTTTTTGATACCATTATTGAGCGTATCCCTGCTCCGGCTGATAATTCTGAGGAGCCGCTGCAGTTTCAAGTATCCCTGCTTGATTATAACGATTTTGTCGGCCGTATCGGTATCGGCCGTATCTTCCGGGGAACTGTAAAAGTTGGTGACCAAGTCACGCTGTCAAAACTGGATGGAACAAGGAAGAACTTCCGTGTGACAAAACTTTTTGGTTTCTTTGGTCTGGAACGCCGTGAGATTCAGGAAGCTAAAGCCGGCGATTTAATTGCCGTTTCAGGTATGGAGGACATTTTTGTCGGTGAAACCATTACGCCGTCAGATGCGGTTGAACCTCTGCCGGTTCTGCATATCGATGAGCCGACCCTTCAAATGACATTCTTGGCTAATAATTCTCCTTTTGCTGGCCGTGAAGGGAAGTTTGTGACTTCACGCAAGGTTGAAGAACGTCTTTTGGCTGAGCTTCAGACAGATGTTTCTCTTCGTGTTGAAGCAACCGACTCACCTGATAAATGGATTGTTTCCGGCCGGGGAGAACTCCATCTGTCTATCCTCATTGAAACAATGCGGCGTGAAGGGTATGAGCTTCAGGTCTCCCGTCCGGAAGTGATTATCAAAGAGATTGACGGTGTAAAAATGGAGCCTTTTGAGCGTGTGCAGATTGATACACCGGAAGAATATCAGGGTGCAGTTATCCAGTCGCTTTCAGAGCGCAAAGGAGAAATGCTGGATATGCAGTCAACAGGTAATGGACAGACACGGCTGATTTTCCTTGCTCCGGCCCGCGGGCTGATCGGCTACCCGACTGAATTTCTGTCTATGACACGCGGCTACGGCATTATGAACCATACTTTTGATCAGTACTTGCCGGTTATTAAGGCTGAAATAGGCGGCCGCCACCGCGGCGCTCTGGTCTCAATTGATGCTGGCAAGGCAACAACTTATGCGATTATGTCTGTTGAAGAACGGGGAACAATCTTTGTTAATCCTGGGACTGAAGTCTATGAAGGAATGATTGTCGGAGAAAATTCACGAGACAATGATTTAACGGTCAACATCACCAAGGCTAAACAAATGACTAATGTCCGCTCTGCTACAAAAGATCAGACGGCTGTAATAAAGACACCGCGTATTTTAACGCTGGAAGAATCCCTTGAATTTCTCAATGATGATGAATATATGGAAGTGACGCCTCAGTCTATTCGATTGCGCAAACAGATTTTGGACAAAAATCAGCGGGCCAAGGCTGCCAAAAAGAAAAAAGCAGCAGAAGAGTAG
- a CDS encoding DUF3165 family protein produces the protein MFYLIIAILVVLYYFFMAPKTIRNTLNMIGLAASVVLLLTLAVMSFIKIIQFPPEIFVTIGMVLLAYFAFKDIWNLAPKKPKK, from the coding sequence ATGTTTTATTTGATTATTGCTATCTTAGTTGTTTTGTACTATTTTTTTATGGCCCCCAAAACCATAAGGAACACGCTGAATATGATCGGTCTGGCTGCTTCAGTTGTTCTGCTGCTTACATTGGCTGTCATGAGTTTCATCAAGATTATTCAGTTTCCGCCGGAGATTTTTGTGACGATCGGAATGGTGCTGTTAGCTTATTTTGCTTTTAAAGATATATGGAATCTGGCACCGAAAAAACCTAAAAAATAG